The genomic window GCAGGAATCGGTGGCGTTGTTGGAAGAATTTCGAAAAACCTTGTATATTTGTTAGTTCCTGGCGGTGTAGTGTTTTTGCTAAGATTAGGTTTTCTTCCGAAAAGTTCTTCTGCCGCCTTCCCAAATTGTAGCCCTTTAGGCATTACACCGTTTGCAACGAGCTCTCTTGCTCTTGTTACAAGTTCTTCCGGTGTCTTGAATTTTTCAAGAAGTGTTTCTTTTGATGGAGCAATTTTACCGTGACATTGTGAACGGTAGTGTACGATATTTTGTGTAAGCTTGAGAAATGGGATAACCTCCTGGGGAACACCCCACAAATACCAACCCCAGGAGGCAAAAATGGAACTACAGAAGATTTTACCAGACCTAGTTAAGGAAGTGGTAAAGCAAACCTTAGAGTCAATCATGACGGCTGAAAGAGAAGTGTTTCTTAAAGAACATGGAGGAACAAAGAACGGCTTTTACGTTAGAAACTTAGATACTGTTATCGGTAAGCTTGAAAATCTGAGAATTCCAAGAGATAGAGAGGGAAAATTCAGAACAAAGTTGATAGAACCTTATAGAAGAAGAGATATCAATCTTGAAGACTTAATACTTGGGATGTTTGCCTCTGGTATGAGTGCAAGAGCAGTAGCCCAGGCTCTTGAAAGCGTGTTTGAACTTAAATACTCACCCTCAACCATAAGCAAAATATCGCAGGTAACCTTAGAGGAAATA from Desulfurobacterium indicum includes these protein-coding regions:
- a CDS encoding transposase; this encodes MELQKILPDLVKEVVKQTLESIMTAEREVFLKEHGGTKNGFYVRNLDTVIGKLENLRIPRDREGKFRTKLIEPYRRRDINLEDLILGMFASGMSARAVAQALESVFELKYSPSTISKISQVTLEEI